The Quercus robur chromosome 7, dhQueRobu3.1, whole genome shotgun sequence genome has a segment encoding these proteins:
- the LOC126690840 gene encoding uncharacterized protein LOC126690840: MSPKKMSQKMFAYRLLSRTPKNSIFSTISFAAILFLLYADSIVSNLSITTTFDFETNEIIDPHETDHNNQEQPALEFESTTLNTTAPLIPTQEKVVEEEDSETQDPLIPPDNVSKEERLVWFRRKLPELEILKSNNLTRQFHSRVLEFFNSGCEAQFFMTWIAPARFFGRREFLALESLFKAHPTGCLMILSRSLDSITGYRILKPLVDRGFKVKPVTPDLAFLFKNTPAEAWFKEMKSGNKDPGQIPIAQNLSNLMRLVVLYKYGGVYLDTDFIVLKPFSGLKNLIGAQSINMESKNWTRLNNAVLIFEVNHPLLLKFIEEFASTFDGNKWDHNGPYLVSRVVERIREKPGYNFTVLPPMAFYPVDWIRINRLFQKPANAGDSIWVQAKLLRLSRETYGIHLWNKQTRNLRIEEGSVMGRLILEHCILCQHIY, encoded by the coding sequence ATGTCACCCAAAAAAATGTCTCAAAAGATGTTTGCTTACAGGCTACTTAGCCGCACACCCAAAAATTCCATCTTCTCCACCATTTCATTTGCAGCCATATTGTTTCTCCTCTATGCTGACAGCATCGTTTCCAATCTTTCCATAACTACTACTTTTGACTTCGAAACCAATGAAATTATTGATCCCCATGAGACTGATCACAATAACCAAGAACAACCAGCACTTGAGTTTGAGTCCACTACTCTAAATACCACAGCGCCATTAATTCCAACACAAGAGAAAGttgttgaagaagaagattcTGAGACTCAGGACCCTCTTATTCCACCGGACAATgtttcaaaagaagaaagactGGTGTGGTTCCGAAGAAAGTTACCGGAGCTAGAGATACTCAAGTCCAACAACTTGACACGCCAATTTCATAGTCGGGTTTTGGAATTCTTTAATAGTGGCTGTGAGGCACAATTCTTCATGACTTGGATTGCACCAGCAAGGTTTTTTGGAAGAAGAGAATTCTTGGCCTTGGAAAGCCTTTTCAAAGCACACCCGACTGGATGTTTGATGATTTtatcaagaagtttggactctATAACAGGGTACAGGATTCTAAAACCTCTAGTAGATAGAGGATTCAAAGTTAAACCAGTGACCCCGGACTTGGCATTTCTATTCAAGAATACCCCAGCTGAGGCTTGGTTTAAGGAGATGAAAAGTGGGAACAAGGACCCTGGTCAGATTCCAATAGCTCAGAATTTATCCAATTTGATGAGGCTTGTAGTATTGTACAAGTATGGTGGGGTTTACTTGGATACAGATTTTATTGTTCTAAAGCCTTTTAGTGGGTTGAAGAACTTGATTGGTGCACAAAGTATAAATATGGAATCTAAGAACTGGACCAGGTTGAACAATGCAGTTTTAATCTTTGAAGTGAATCATCCACTTCTGCTCAAGTTCATCGAGGAATTTGCTTCGACTTTTGATGGAAATAAGTGGGATCACAATGGTCCCTATTTGGTTTCCAGAGTGGTTGAGAGAATAAGAGAGAAACCTGGCTATAACTTCACAGTCTTGCCACCTATGGCCTTCTATCCTGTTGATTGGATTAGGATAAACAGACTTTTTCAGAAGCCAGCAAACGCAGGTGATTCTATATGGGTACAAGCCAAGCTGCTTCGGCTCAGTAGAGAGACCTATGGGATACACCTATGGAACAAGCAAACTagaaatttgagaattgaaGAAGGAAGTGTCATGGGAAGACTAATCTTAGAGCATTGTATCCTTTGCCAACACATATATTAG